The sequence below is a genomic window from Rattus rattus isolate New Zealand chromosome 3, Rrattus_CSIRO_v1, whole genome shotgun sequence.
cagtgacacacttcctccaacaaagccacaccttctaacaatgccactccctgggccaagcatatgcaaaccatcacaggaggacatgcctataaaggtacaagaagcttacagaatgccaaatagattggatccgaaaagaaaatccccatgccacataataatcaaaacaccaaacatagagaacaacagcaacaagaaaagaatattaaaagctgcaaaggaaaaaggccaagtaacatataaagacagacctatcagaccTACACCTGACTTCCCAGTGAagtctctaaaagccagaagggcctgggcagatgtTTTGCAGACTCTAAGACACCACAGATGCCAGCttagactactatacccaacaaaactctcacaccaccaccaccaacaacaacaacaacaacaactcattggtcattaatatctctcataTCAGTGAACTCAGTTTCCCAATGCTAAATGCTAACAGAATggatagaaaaaacaaaaaaaaaaaaaaaaacaggacccatccttctgctgcatacaagaaacaccaAAGATAGTCATTACTTCAGAGTAAAGTGTTGGAAAACACTTTTCCAAGAAAATAGACTTAAGCAataagctggtgtagccattctacTCTCTAACAGAATAGgccaaaccaaaattaatcaaaagagatggagaaggacatttcattgtcatggaaatggaaaaatccaccaagacagtgtgtcaattcttaacatctatgtcccaaatgaaAGAGCACCCACgtttgaacctcacacaataatagagactacaacatcccactctcaccaatggacaggccatccagaaacagagaaataatggagctaacagacgttatgaaccaaatggacctaacagataaccacagaacatttcacccaaacacaaaagaatacctTCTTcactcagcacctcatgggagAGActcaaagcaagtctcaacagacacaggaaaaTTGAGATAATACCTTGTATCTGatctgaccaccatggattaaagctggtcttccacaacagaaacatcagagagcctacacactcatggaaactgaacagctctctAGGGTCaaagaaacacaataaaagcagtgttaagaggaaaattcacagcatCAAGtgcattcataaagaaattggtgaGATCTCGTACTAGCAagttaacagcacacctgaaagctctagaacaaatagaagtaaacacacccaagagtagaagatagcaggaaataatcaaactgagggctgaggaacttgcagagatcagggagcctaCAGGGGTCGGACCTAGGTCCTGGGAATATGTGCTATTGTTAAGTAGCTTGGCgttcttgtgggaatcctaacagtgagagcagggtctgtttctgactctttGCCTACTTGTatgacccttttcctcctactggtttGCCTAGCCCAGCCTTAACGTGACGGTGTGAGCGTGGTATTGCTGtagcttgttatgctgtgtttggttgatatacctgggaggcctgctcttctctgaggggaggaagggggagcgGGGCTGTGGACCTGGAGGAAAAAGGAGGTGatcagggatgggggatgggagatagGGGAAAGGCTAGGGAGAGCAAAGCTGTAGTGGGGATATAACATATGatgaaaaaattattataaaaataatcatgtaTTTTAATTCAAAACAGCCTCTAAGTTAAAGACAACCAAGATTTCTCCCAATAAAAATGGATATGGGATATTACATAGAATTGGAAtacatagaaataagaaaaaccaaTATACACAGAATATAAATTAGTTTCATAGGCGATATATTGAGCAAATAGCTGGatagagaaattaaagaacaGGATACACCTTTAGTAAGACTGAGGGTGTCCCTGGAAGGATTTACCTTTGTCTAAACCTAGtttagaagaggaaacaggaacTACCGTGGTGTTAACTAGATTAACCAAGATACTATCTTTCCACTGAACTAGTGCCTCTTCGCAGAACATAGTTTAGTAAATGCAGGCGAAGTATCGAAAGTgaatggtctctttttttttttttttttttccggggctggggaccgaacccaggaccttgcgcttcctgggcaagcgctctaccactgagccaaatccccaaccccgtgaatgGTCTCTTGCTGGATTCAGTTAAAAGGAGATTAGGGTCATAGGCATGAGCCACAACACTGAGATacgttggatttttttaattctggaaaatatttttattgccaTATAAAGTTGGatctttaattttgaattttacagCCTAAATTACTCTCACCACTAGGGGGCAGCAACTTaggacagaaaacaacaaaaccagtccACAAAGGAAAGCcttgttttaaatttctatctCCCCATACTGAGCAAGGGAAGAGGCCATCATACATCTGTAATGCTCTAACCTCAGTACTCAGCGATGCCTCATATGTAAAATAgaacataaataatttaatgGGAAGTTTCATTTTTCAATCATAGCGGTGACTGTTCCAGAAAGCGCACTTGATACACTTGTGTATCCCCCAACTGTGATCCCATCACCTTAATGCCAATACTACCACTCTACAGAGGACAGATGTCCTCTCTCCTGTAAACCTTGTCTTGTTAGcttctttaagtttttattgtTCAATTTGTTATTAATTTGTTCTATTTTGCTCCTTCTACTTTCATGGCTGTTCACTCTTGGGGGCAGTTTTGATGACACCCTCCCATATTTCAAGTTTCCTTGTCCTGTGTCCCTTCCTGAGCTCTTTCAGAGTAAAGATAGACACATGGACTGGGTAATAGCGCCAGTTGAAGTTTTCTTTAGGTCTAAGGCTGAGGTGAGATCcttctgttattgttttgttttctgagacaatctTACAAGGAATCCCAGGCATGAaatgcccctgcctctgactcccaagtgacTACGGGCAAGAGCCACTAGGTTCAGTGAGACGAAGTCCATGATGCTAATTAAgaattgacattttaaaacacgTTATATTACTCCGTGCACCATCGTAGGGCTTCATGAACATTTCTCTGTCCTAGATCTGTCTCATTAAGGATTTGCCCTTGTATATTTAAAGAGAAAGCATTACCTTGCCACAGCTAAGCAGTAGATGGCATTCTCCCGTGGAGTCCTCCCACTGTGCTCTGAGAAAGACTTGAAGAGGGACTTCAGCAAACAATCACCACTGGGCGGAGTGCAGTAGAACTGTGGGCGTGCATAATGCACTCTTGAAATTGGAGGGAGAGGGACCTGGGGGAGATAGGGGTttttgatgttcttttcttttctagccGGGGCAGcgatttttttctggttttcttgttGATGACTTTGCACTTCTGAAAAGTTCTTTGCATCTACTAAGGATGGAAATGTGGAGATTTGTTTTTTCGTGTCGTGCTGTGACATTGGTAAGGAACCAACAGGTTTCCTGCTTGGCTGTTGCTTGCAGGGTGGTAGTTTACTCTGGGCGGTATGCCAGCTCTTGTCGTCAGCCTTGTACCAGCTCTTGGAAGTCATTTTGGGCTTGGTGAAACCATCCACCATCACAGTGTCTCCAACCTTTGCCCCAGAGACCCTGGCTCTGCTAGGCTGGCTTTTATGGCCCCGACGAGTCTGAGCTCGGAGAATccattgctttattttaatataaatcctCATTGGGACCGAgagttttagaaaagaaacagtgGACCATATTTTGCTCAGTAAATACAGCACACAGTCTTTATGCTGGTGTTTCGACGCAATGGCCAGGGGAGATTGCCCTGCCGCGTTCTTACATTCCAGGCACAGGACACTGAAGTTGACAAAGGCCTTCAGAATTAACAGCTGGCCAGCTTCTGCAGCCGCATGAATAGGACAGTTAGAGACATCTGTGTGAAGGGCTTCGTGGCACCATGCTCGGCAAGGGTGAACGCCCACTGCCTCATGGGGCTGCGCACCCTGCTTCAGAGCCCACTCAGTAAGCTCAGTGTGTCCATGAAAAGCAGCGATGTACAGGGCTACCCTTTTCTGGTACCTGAATGAGTGGAACAGGTTTGGCATAAAGGGTTAGTAAGTCAGCGAAACAACAAAACAGTTACACTAGATAAAAAATACTCCtggatcccggcccacagctccctgctcccaaaccccatgggagagagagctcattgccaaGACAtgcgggcaatcctgagactgcagggcaggagagaacgccacttctgcccacctttgcctatatccctggcccaagaggaaactgtatagggcctctgggaacaggaagataggcaCAATCAAGCTGCAGTAAACTGCGGTTGAGACTGCCCTGATCTGAagagacccagtcaaacagctccctgcacccaaatccgatgggagggagagctagaccttcagaggggcagacatgcctgggaaaccagaggagactactctctgccctcATTTCTGAcgctagaggaaaacacctagtgccatcagggtcccctgcgcacagggacccagaaggaggggcaggcccttctggttgctgccctcacggagagttGAAATCCAGCCCAAGGAACTCgaaaccagaggtaagaccaacttttctgctccaagtgacctgcctggtggactcagaacacacgcccacaggaacagctgaagaccaatgGACAagaacgactacacacctgaaagcagaacactctgttcccataactggctgaaagaaaacaggaaaacaggtctacagcactcctgatacatGGGCCTATAGGACGgtgaagccactgtcagaaacagcagaacaaagtaacaccagagataatctgatggcaagaggcaagcgcaggaacccaagcaacagaaaccaagacgacatggcatcatcggagcccaattctccctccaaagcaaacatggaatatccaaacacaccagaaaagcaagatctagatttaaaatcacatttgatcacgatgatggagaacttcaagaaagacataaagaactcccttagagaaatgcaggaaaacacaagtaaacaagtagaagcccttagagaggaaacacaaaaatccctgaaagaattacaggaaaacacaatcaaacaggtgaaggaattgaaaataaaaatagaaacaataaagaaagcacaaagggagacaaccctggatatagacacaagagacaaggagccgtagatacaagcatcacctacagaatacaagagatggaagagagaatctcaggagcagaagattccatagaaatcattgacacaactgtcaaagataatgtaaaacagaaaaagatactggcccaaaacatacaggaaatccaggacacagtgagaagatcaaacctaaggataataggtatagaagagagtgaagactcccagctcaaaggaccagtaaatatcttcaacaaaatcacagaagaaaacttccctaacctaaaggaccatagaaagaatcaacagaaccaaaagttggttctttgagaaaatcaacaagatagataaacccctagccagactaacgagaggacacagagagtgtgtccaaattaacaaatcagaaatgaaaagggagacataactacagattcagaggaaattcaaaaaatcatcagatcctactacaaaagcctatattcgagtaggctttatcccaggcatgcagggatggtttaatatagggaaaaccatcaacgtgatccattatataaacaaactgaaagaacaaaacaacatgatcatttcattagatgctgagaaagcatttgacaaaattcaacaccccttcatgataaaagtcctggaaagaataggaattcaaggcccatacctgaacatagtaaaagccatatacaacaaatcagtagctaacattaaactaaatggagagaaacttgaagcaatcccactaaaatcagggactagacaaagctgtccactctctccctacttattcaatatagttctcgaagtcctagccagagcagtcagacaacaaaaggagatcaaagggatactgATTGGAAAGgtagaagtcaaaacatcactatttgcagatgatatgatagtatatttaagtagccccaaaagttccaccagagaactactaaacctgataaacaccttcagcaaagtggctgggtataaaattaactcaaataaatcagtagccttcctctacacaaaagagaaacaagccgagaaagaaattagggaaatggcacctttcataatagtcccaaataatataaaatacctcagtgtgactttaaccaagcaagtgaaagatctgtatgataacaaCTTCAagcctttaaagaaagaaattgaagatctcagaagatggaaagatctcccatgctcatggatttgcaggattaatatagtaaaagtggccattttaccaaaagcgatctacagtttcaatgcaatccccatcaaaattccaatccaattcttcatagagttagacagaacaatttgcaaattcatccggaataacaaaaaacccaagatagctaaaactatcctcaacattaaaaggacttccgggggaatcactatccctgaactcaagcagtattacaaagcaatagtgataaaaactgcatggtattggtacagagacagacagatagaccagtggaatagaattgaagacccagaaatgaacccacacacctatgggcacttgatttttgacaaaggagccaaaaccatctgatggaaaaaagacagcattttcaacaaatggtgctggttcaactggaggtcaacatgtagaagaatgcagatcgatccatgcttatcaccctgtacaaagcttaagtccaagtggatcaaggacctacacatcaaaccagatacactcaaactaatagaagaaaaagtggggaagaatctcgaacacatgggcactggagaaaatttcctgaacaaaacaccaatggcttatcctctaagatcaagaatcaataaatgggatctcataaaactgcaaagcttctgtaaggcaaaggacactgttgttaggacaaaacggcaaccaacagattgggaaaagatctttatcaatcctacaactgatagagggcttatatccaaaatatacaaagaactcaagaagttagactgcagggagacaaataaccctattaaaaatggggttcacaacagattgggaaaagatctttaccaatcctacaacagatagagccc
It includes:
- the Ankub1 gene encoding protein ANKUB1 isoform X2, with protein sequence MRIFIAFEGSFEAFDVAAHTSVGAIKQMVKDYFHIPLSEDKQGRWYLELTYAGAALKNNWSLSDVGISFCSTLKCFVKKEDKPTLYVFNAVTQETMAIKENMSILDRKVSDLRTLVTLSCGFPVSVYCLRTPAGLEMYDCNTLKDYQTDIGTTLRLDVWDGWKEFLMGCLLGQKPKVQRYLSKEGPVLKYQKRVALYIAAFHGHTELTEWALKQGAQPHEAVGVHPCRAWCHEALHTDVSNCPIHAAAEAGQLLILKAFVNFSVLCLECKNAAGQSPLAIASKHQHKDCVLYLLSKIWSTVSFLKLSVPMRIYIKIKQWILRAQTRRGHKSQPSRARVSGAKVGDTVMVDGFTKPKMTSKSWYKADDKSWHTAQSKLPPCKQQPSRKPVGSLPMSQHDTKKQISTFPSLVDAKNFSEVQSHQQENQKKIAAPARKEKNIKNPYLPQVPLPPISRVHYARPQFYCTPPSGDCLLKSLFKSFSEHSGRTPRENAIYCLAVASAFKEKRWLQQLEIARVLAKRSISNLTVKGGPAKCENYPESVL
- the Ankub1 gene encoding protein ANKUB1 isoform X1; its protein translation is MAIKENMSILDRKVSDLRTLVTLSCGFPVSVYCLRTPAGLEMYDCNTLKDYQTDIGTTLRLDVWDGWKEFLMGCLLGQKPKVQRYLSKEGPVLKYQKRVALYIAAFHGHTELTEWALKQGAQPHEAVGVHPCRAWCHEALHTDVSNCPIHAAAEAGQLLILKAFVNFSVLCLECKNAAGQSPLAIASKHQHKDCVLYLLSKIWSTVSFLKLSVPMRIYIKIKQWILRAQTRRGHKSQPSRARVSGAKVGDTVMVDGFTKPKMTSKSWYKADDKSWHTAQSKLPPCKQQPSRKPVGSLPMSQHDTKKQISTFPSLVDAKNFSEVQSHQQENQKKIAAPARKEKNIKNPYLPQVPLPPISRVHYARPQFYCTPPSGDCLLKSLFKSFSEHSGRTPRENAIYCLAVASAFKEKRWLQQLEIARVLAKRSISNLTVKGGPAKCENYPESVL